The following proteins are co-located in the Primulina tabacum isolate GXHZ01 chromosome 11, ASM2559414v2, whole genome shotgun sequence genome:
- the LOC142517933 gene encoding LOW QUALITY PROTEIN: type I inositol polyphosphate 5-phosphatase 13-like (The sequence of the model RefSeq protein was modified relative to this genomic sequence to represent the inferred CDS: inserted 1 base in 1 codon; deleted 1 base in 1 codon) encodes MELLLSVHYQNFAPVSSRTATPLTLHIWTFSLPPHIHSGSHIFLDPNPKNIDEKVFVQEKIIPSATPSPEMDERLEEDDKTALEELSLAPPRRKAHSYSHQLRTNTGTHNKHRHHQIRKHSLDENQIMINHATSKNNVYNDGKSNSSDEDEFYPYSTTAGNSGGGGIGSVSERHVDYIGMSQRIEGLALRDGGACDEGQRLPQQPLPEFVGSGGDVGVFKAPNRAAVHPSRPTCLELRPHPLRETQVGKFLRAIASTETQLWAGQESGIRVWNYSDAYKPGIGTGGRARRGDEDAAPFYESANTSPTICLMVDHGSKLVWSGHKDGKIRSWKMEQNFSEETAFKEGLSWQAHRGPVLSMVISSYGDVWSGSEGGVIKFWPWKAIEKSLSLSLEERHMAALLVERSFIDLRSQVTVNGVCNISSSDVKCLLSDYVRAKVWAAGSSSFSLWDARTRELLKVFNIEGQIENRADMSSTQDQTVEDEMNVKFVSKSKKEKSQGFLQRSRNAIMGAADAVRRVATKGAGAFAEETKKTESIVLTADGMIWTGCSNGLLIQWDGNGNRLQDFTHHPCGVLCFCTHGGRIWVGYVSGMVQLLDLEGNLIASWVAHNGPVIKLVIGNGYVYSLATHGGIRGWNISSPAQIDNILRPELAAREDLYTRLENIRILVGTWNVGQGRASHDALMSWLGSAVSDVGIVVVGLQEVEMGAGFLAMSAAKETVGLEGSSIGQWWQDHIGKALDEGSTFERVGSRQLAGLLIAIWVRKTLRTHVGDLDVGAVACGLGRAIGNKGGVGLRLRVFDRIICFANCHLAAHLEAVXRRNADFDHIFRTMTFTRSSNLLSNAAAGVSSAAQMLRGPNVATINLDEGKPDLAEADMFIFCGDFNYRLFGISYDEARDFVSQRSFDWLREKDQLRAEMKAGRVFQGMQEALIRFPPTYKFERGKPGLGGYDSGEKKRIPAWCDRILYRDSRVASGQECSLESPVVASILLYDARMDVTESDHKPVRCKLNVDIAHVNRSIRRQEFGKILESNEAIRSSCEAQRFVPETAVSTNQIVLQNQDTFNLKITNKSGEDIVFFHIICEGQSSINEDEVSSNFRPRASYGFPLWLEVTPGAGMIKPDQVVEISIHHEEFHTLEEFVDGIPQSWWSEDTRDKEVILLVNVRGRCSTDTKMHRVHVRHCFSGNSVNPDKKSNAASRQ; translated from the exons ATGGAATTGTTGTTGTCCGTACATTACCAGAATTTTGCGCCGGTTTCCTCTCGGACTGCCACCCCACTAACACTCCACATTTGGACCTTTTCTCTCCCCCCCCACATTCACTCCGGCTCTCACATTTTCCTGGATCCCAATCCCAAAAACATTGATGAAAAAGTTTTTGTTCAGGAGAAAATCATCCCGAGCGCAACCCCATCTCCGGAAATGGACGAACGTTTAGAGGAGGATGACAAGACGGCGCTGGAGGAGTTGTCACTGGCGCCTCCGCGCCGGAAAGCCCACTCCTACAGCCACCAGCTGAGAACGAACACCGGAACCCACAACAAGCACCGCCACCATCAGATCCGCAAGCACAGCCTCGATGAGAATCAGATTATGATAAACCACGCTACCAGTAAGAACAATGTGTATAATGACGGAAAATCGAATTCTTCCGATGAAGATGAGTTTTATCCGTATTCCACCACTGCTGGGAATTCTGGTGGTGGAGGAATAGGGTCTGTGAGCGAGCGTCACGTGGATTATATTGGTATGAGCCAGAGGATTGAAGGACTGGCGTTGAGGGATGGCGGTGCGTGTGATGAAGGCCAGAGACTGCCACAGCAGCCGCTGCCGGAGTTTGTGGGGAGTGGTGGTGACGTGGGAGTATTCAAGGCACCTAACAGGGCGGCTGTGCACCCTTCTCGGCCGACATGTTTGGAACTCAGGCCACACCCCTTGAGAGAAACTCAG GTTGGAAAGTTTTTAAGAGCAATTGCTAGTACAGAAACACAATTGTGGGCTGGGCAAGAATCAGGCATCAGAGTATGGAACTATTCTGATGCATACAAGCCTGGAATCGGGACAGGGGGCAGGGCACGGAGAGGGGATGAAGACGCTGCTCCATTTTATGAATCGGCGAACACATCACCGACAATATGCTTGATGGTTGATCATGGGAGTAAGTTGGTTTGGAGTGGGCATAAAGATGGTAAAATTAGGTCTTGGAAAATGGAACAGAATTTCTCAGAAGAGACTGCTTTCAAAGAAGGTCTATCTTGGCAGGCACATCGAGGGCCTGTTCTCTCCATGGTGATTTCTTCTTACG GTGATGTATGGTCAGGTTCTGAAGGTGGTGTTATAAAGTTCTGGCCATGGAAAGCCATAGAAAAATCTCTCTCTTTATCATTGGAGGAAAGACATATGGCTGCATTGTTGGTCGAAAGATCATTCATTGACCTCAGAAGTCAAGTCACAGTGAATGGTgtatgtaatatttcttcctcagaTGTTAAGTGCTTGTTATCTGACTATGTCAGAGCCAAAGTCTGGGCTGCTGGATCATCATCTTTCTCCCTATG GGATGCTCGTACAAGAGAACTTCTAAAAGTATTTAATATAGAGGGTCAAATTGAGAATCGTGCCGACATGTCATCAACCCAAGACCAAACAGTCGAAGATGAGATGAATGTTAAGTTTGTATCCAAGTCTAAAAAGGAGAAATCCCAAGGGTTTTTGCAGCGGTCGCGTAATGCTATAATGGGTGCTGCAGATGCAGTTCGCCGTGTTGCAACAAAAGGAGCAGGGGCTTTTGCTGAAGAAACTAAAAAAACAGAATCAATAGTTCTTACAGCTGATGGAATGATTTGGACTGGATGTTCAAATGGCTTGTTGATCCAGTGGGACGGAAATGGAAATCGTTTACAAGATTTCACTCATCATCCATGTGGTGTTCTGTGCTTTTGCACTCACGGGGGAAGAATATGGGTTGGTTATGTAAGTGGCATGGTCCAGTTACTGGATCTTGAAGGAAATTTAATTGCCAGTTGGGTTGCACATAATGGGCCAGTTATTAAATTAGTAATAGGAAATGGTTATGTTTATAGCTTGGCAACTCATGGGGGTATACGTGGATGGAACATCTCATCTCCAGCACAGATTGAtaatattttacgtccagaattAGCTGCAAGAGAAGACTTGTATACAAGACTTGAGAATATTAGAATTCTAGTTGGCACATGGAATGTTGGCCAAGGAAGAGCCTCTCATGATGCTCTTATGTCATGGTTAGGTTCTGCAGTTTCTGATGTTGGTATTGTAGTTGTTGGGCTGCAAGAAGTGGAAATGGGTGCAGGTTTCCTTGCAATGTCAGCGGCAAAAGAAACT GTAGGACTTGAAGGCAGTTCAATTGGGCAATGGTGGCAAGACCACATTGGAAAGGCTTTAGATGAAGGGTCAACATTTGAGCGTGTTGGGTCTAGGCAGTTGGCTGGCTTGCTTATAGCAATCtg GGTGAGGAAAACACTCAGAACTCATGTCGGGGATCTGGATGTTGGAGCAGTAGCATGTGGATTAGGCCGCGCAATTGGTAATAAG GGAGGTGTTGGTTTAAGGTTGAGAGTATTTGATAGGATCATATGTTTTGCAAATTGTCACTTAGCTGCACATTTGGAAGCAG ATCGTCGCAATGCTGATTTTGATCATATATTTCGAACAATGACTTTCACGCGGTCTTCAAACCTCCTAAGCAATGCTGCTG CTGGTGTCTCATCTGCAGCTCAAATGCTTCGTGGTCCTAAC GTCGCAACAATTAATCTCGATGAGGGAAAGCCCGATCTTGCTGAAGCTGATATGTTCATATTTTGTGGTGATTTTAACTATCGCCTTTTTGGAATATCTTACGATGAAGCAAGAGACTTTGTTTCCCAAAGAAGCTTTGATTGGCTGCGAGAGAAAGACCAGCTTCGAGCTGAAATGAAAGCCGGTAGAGTCTTTCAAGGAATGCAG GAGGCACTTATCAGATTTCCTCCAACTTACAAGTTCGAAAGAGGAAAACCTGGTTTAGGAG GCTATGATTCTGGTGAGAAAAAACGAATCCCAGCTTGGTGTGACAGAATACTATATCGAGATAGCAGAGTTGCTTCAGGGCAAGAATGCAGTCTAGAATCTCCCGTCGTTGCTTCCATTCTATT gtACGATGCTCGTATGGACGTGACTGAGAGTGATCATAAACCTGTACGATGCAAGTTGAATGTGGATATTGCTCATGTTAATAGATCAATAAGGAGACAGGAATTCGGAAAAATACTCGAATCCAATGAAGCAATCAGATCTAGCTGTGAAGCACAGCGGTTTGTTCCAGAAACCGCTGTCAGTACCAACCAAATCGTGCTGCAGAACCAAGACACATTCAATTTGAAAATCACCAATAAAAGTGGTGAAGACATAGTATTTTTTCATATAATCTGTGAAGGTCAATCCAGCATCAATGAAGATGAGGTCTCATCGAATTTCCGGCCAAGAGCTTCTTATGGTTTCCCACTTTGGCTCGAG GTGACGCCTGGAGCTGGCATGATAAAGCCGGATCAAGTTGTGGAGATATCGATACATCATGAAGAATTCCACACATTGGAGGAGTTTGTCGACGGCATCCCACAGAGCTGGTGGTCTGAAGATACCAGAGACAAGGAAGTGATTTTGTTGGTAAATGTAAGAGGCAGATGTTCAACTGACACAAAAATGCATCGAGTGCACGTACGACATTGCTTCTCTGGAAATTCGGTTAATCCGGATAAAAAATCTAACGCCGCCTCAAGACAATGA
- the LOC142519246 gene encoding uncharacterized protein LOC142519246, protein MEHETEDSEKDMSYLPYIEQLSYAPYASDMDRRSRTCMLNTEDEICMNDAICSNDSMSSKKQVSSFQDEDYTENMKQFQLQVDKFKKLAKPGCSPEILNTALGSMLSLFDTLSLITSKRYIRASL, encoded by the exons ATGGAACATGAAACGGAAGATTCAGAAAAG GATATGTCATACCTACCGTACATTGAGCAGTTATCTTATGCGCCTTATGCCAGTGATATGGATCGACGCTCTCGAACATG CATGCTAAATACTGAGGATGAAATATGTATGAATGATGCTATATGCTCTAATGATTCAATGAGTTCAAAGAAACAAGTTTCTAGTTTCCAGGATGAGGATTATACTGAAAATATGAAGCAGTTTCAGTTACAAGTTGACAAG TTTAAAAAACTTGCTAAACCAGGTTGTTCTCCCGAAATTTTGAACACAGCCTTGGGCTCGATGTTGTCCCTTTTCGATACACTCTCCCTCATAACTTCCAAACGGTATATCCGTGCGTCTCTCTGA